The following proteins come from a genomic window of Panicum hallii strain FIL2 chromosome 8, PHallii_v3.1, whole genome shotgun sequence:
- the LOC112902927 gene encoding protein TRAUCO-like, which yields MQPPSDLSPPPPSSPPADTPASAAAQTPSLPDTPASLDPDTPFSDAAPVDASDADIPALAPTPDGALASASASDAPGDGEDDGITNPSGGSSRKHMTLAPPAAASKKSKKKGGNSVWTRPTSRKGKKKARQPGGHGPGGGASGAHPGPSAGGDELCQLVPATRLAAERNDDAAAQPVLLSRFFKSERIEVSDDRLTAASTKGYRMVHATRGVAAGAWYFEVMVVHLGATGHTRLGWVTNRADLQTPVGYDAYGFGYRDIDGAKVHKAWRDKYADEGYGEGDVLGFYISLPDGEQYEPKQPDLIQYKGMPFHVQVPKEEQKIPAPVPGSEICYFKNGVCQGSAFKDIPGGRYYPAASMYTLPNEPNCVVKFNFGPDFEFFPQDFGGLPIPQPMSEVPYQALEVKNEGAAENGIAEKTS from the exons ATGCAGCCTCCATCCGATCTCTCCCCGCCCCCACCCTCCTCTCCGCCCGCCGATACAccagcctccgccgcggcccAAACCCCAAGCCTCCCCGACACCCCGGCCTCCTTGGACCCCGACACCCCCTTCTCCGACGCCGCACCCGTCGACGCCTCGGACGCCGACATCCCCGCCCTCGCGCCAACACCCGACGGCGCcctcgcctccgcctccgcctcggacgcccccggcgacggcgaggacgaCGGGATCACCAACCCCTCCGGTGGCTCCTCCAGGAAGCACATgaccctagcgccgccggcggcggccagcaAGAAGTCGAAGAAGAAGGGCGGCAACAGCGTTTGGACCCGGCCAACCTCCCGCAAGGGCAAGAAGAAGGCCAGGCAGCCGGGCGGCCACGGGCCCGGTGGCGGCGCCAGCGGCGCCCACCCCGGGCCCAGCGCCGGCGGGGACGAGCTGTGCCAGCTCGTCCCCGCGacccgcctcgccgccgagcGCAACGACGACGCGGCCGCCCAGCCCGTGCTCCTCTCCCGCTTCTTCAAGTCCGAGAGGATCGAGGTCTCCGACGACCGCCTCACCGCCGCCAGCACCAAGGGCTACCGCATGGTGCACGCCAcccgcggcgtggcggccggggCGTGGTACTTTGAGGTCATGGTCGTGCATCTCGGCGCCACTGGCCACACGCGCCTCGGATGGGTGACCAACAGGGCGGACCTCCAGACGCCGGTTGGGTACGACGCCTATGGGTTTGGGTACCGCGACATTGATGGCGCCAAGGTGCATAAGGCATGGAGGGACAAGTATGCTGATGAAGGGTACGGGGAAGGAGATGTCCTTGGGTTCTACATTTCTCTGCCTGACGGGGAGCAGTATGAGCCTAAGCAACCTGACCTGATTCAGTACAAGGGAATGCCCTTTCATGTGCAAGTCCCCAAAGAGGAGCAGAAGATACCAGCTCCTGTTCCTG GGAGTGAGATATGCTACTTCAAGAATGGGGTATGCCAAGGCAGTGCCTTCAAGGACATTCCTGGAGGGAGGTATTACCCAGCTGCATCAATGTATACGCTCCCTAACGAGCCAAACTGTGTAGTCAAATTCAATTTTGGGCCAGACTTCGAGTTCTTCCCACAAGATTTTGGCGGTCTGCCCATCCCTCAACCAATGAGCGAGGTGCCTTATCAGGCACTTGAGGTGAAGAATGAGGGGGCTGCCGAAAATGGAATTGCTGAAAAAACTAGCTAG
- the LOC112902886 gene encoding structure-specific endonuclease subunit slx1-like codes for MSLTAAFRAAKIPRTLPTECGEASAASDGKKPSAGPEKRKEPPPWCVYLIASTRIPRTYVGVTTDFPRRLRQHNGELKGGAKAASAGRPWNLACLVEGFVNRSEACEFEYKWKNISRKMARKRTEPSVESVLQHRQAALNRVETCVDCSHLQIKWHSS; via the exons ATGAGCCTCACGGCGGCCTTCCGAGCCGCCAAAATCCCCCGCACCCTCCCTACCGAATGCGGCgaggcctccgccgcctccgacgGAAAGAAACCGTCGGCGGGGCCCGAGAAGAGGaaggagccgccgccgtggtgcGTGTACCTGATAGCCTCCACACGGATCCCCCGCACCTACGTCGGCGTCACCACCGACTTCCCTCGCCG TTTGCGACAACATAATGGTGAGTTAAAAGGTGGTGCAAAAGCTGCCTCTGCTGGGAGGCCTTGGAATCTCGCATGCCTTGTTGAAGGCTTTGTCAACAGAAGTGAAG CTTGTGAGTTTGAATATAAGTGGAAGAACATCTCCCGGAAAATGGCACGGAAAAGGACCGAGCCTAGCGTGGAGTCGGTGTTGCAACATCGACAGGCAGCACTGAACAGAGTGGAAACATGTGTGGATTGTAGCCACCTACAAATCAAATGGCACTCAAGTTGA
- the LOC112901914 gene encoding uncharacterized protein LOC112901914, producing MASADLLRREEEFYSSLFDSAKGDGVGSRSQLIERKIEALEDMATKVSNRRSRRWLNDRLLIELVPRLHVEEIKGLFAPPPWGEELPLSAFCRTSVGEWDAFRSIDMDAEARLMERMKRSSEKQRTHVDEDELVVLNAWRRIDRQTREAIKKNFLPDLLEIYEERVRIFIEDTSDKDVLVLNVQDPFQRLLLHGVCEFYSVTSTTMTSVRDGKPWKTTTIKKRQGTGVPSRITLVSFLRMKKNGSQ from the exons ATGGCGAGCGCGGATCTGCTGCGGAGGGAGGAGGAGTTCTACTCCTCCCTCTTCGATTCCGCTAAAG GCGACGGCGTTGGGTCGCGCTCACAGCTGATTGAGAGGAAGATTGAAGCCCTCGAGGATATGGCCACCAAG GTCAGTAATAGGAGATCACGTAGATGGTTGAACGATCGCTTGCTGATTGAACTTGTCCCGCGTCTTCATGTTGAAGAAATCAAAGGCCTCTTCGCTCCTCCACCATGGG GTGAGGAACTGCCCTTGTCAGCATTCTGCAGGACAAGTGTTGGCGAATGGGATGCCTTCAGGAGCATTGACATGGATGCTGAG GCAAGATTGATGGAACGCATGAAAAGGTCATCAGAAAAACAAAGGACTCATGTGGATGAAGATGAATTGGTCGTGCTGAATGCTTGGCGTCGTATAGATCGCCAAACAAGAGAAGCTATAAAGAAAAATTTTCTTCCTGATCTGCTTGAAATATATGAA GAACGAGTTAGGATCTTCATCGAAGATACTAGTGATAAAGATGTGCTTGTGCTGAATGTACAGGACCCATTTCAGAGGTTGCTTCTGCATGGTGTTTGTGAG TTCTACAGCGTAACCTCAACAACCATGACCAGTGTTAGAGATGGGAAGCCGTGGAAGACCACCACCATCAAGAAGAGGCAGGGCACGGGCGTCCCCTCCAGAATCACATTAGTTAGCTTCCTGAGGATGAAGAAGAATGGGTCCCAGTAA
- the LOC112902329 gene encoding meiotic recombination protein DMC1 homolog has translation MAPSRHAEEGGQLQLMEADRVDEEEECFESIDKLISQGINAGDVQKLQDAGIYTCNGLMMHTKKSLTGIKGLSEAKVDKICEAAEKLLSQGFMTGSDLLLKRKSVVWIITGSQALDELLGGGIETLCITEAFGEFRSGKAQLAHTLCVSTQLPIHMHGGNGKVAYIDTEGTFRPERIVPIAERFGMDANTVLDNIIYARAYTYEHQYNLLLGLAAKMAEEPFRLMIVDSVIALFRVDFSGRGELAERQQKLAQMLSRLTKIAEELNVAVYITNQVIADPGGGMFITDPKKPAGGHVLAHAATIRLMPRKGKGEQRVCKIFDAPNLPEGEAISFCFNDIYVYCL, from the exons ATGGCGCCGTCCAGGCACGCTGAGGAGGGCGGGCAGCTCCAGCTCATGGAGGCCGACAGggtcgacgaggaggaggagtgcTTCGAGTCCATCGACAAGC TGATCTCTCAAGGGATAAACGCAGGAGATGTCCAGAAGCTGCAGGATGCGGGAATTTACACATGCAATGGCCTAATGATGCATACCAAGAAG TCTCTTACAGGAATCAAAGGTTTATCTGAAGCTAAAGTTGATAAGATCTGCGAGGCAGCTGAAAAACTTCTG AGCCAGGGCTTCATGACAGGAAGTGATCTCCTTCTTAAG AGGAAGTCTGTTGTTTGGATTATAACTGGGAGCCAGGCACTTGACGAGCTGCTTGGCG GAGGGATTGAAACACTTTGCATCACAGAGGCATTCGGGGAGTT CCGGTCAGGGAAGGCTCAGTTGGCTCATACTCTCTGTGTCTCCACTCAG CTTCCAATCCACATGCATGGGGGGAATGGGAAGGTCGCCTACATCGACACTGAGGGAACATT CCGACCTGAACGTATTGTGCCAATTGCTGAGAGATTTGGGATGGATGCCAACACTGTTCTTGACAAT ATCATATATGCTCGAGCATACACCTATGAGCACCAGTACAACTTGCTCCTGGGCCTTGCTGCCAAGATGGCTGAAGAACCTTTCAGGCTTATG ATTGTGGATTCTGTGATTGCACTATTCCGTGTTGATTTCAGTGGCAGGGGTGAACTTGCAGAGCGTCAG CAAAAGTTAGCACAGATGCTGTCCCGCCTTACCAAGATTGCTGAGGAGTTAAATGTGGCAGTGTACATCACCAACCAAG TGATTGCTGATCCAGGTGGTGGCATGTTCATAACCGATCCAAAGAAACCAGCAGGCGGCCACGTGTTGGCGCACGCTGCCACCATCAGATTGATGCCGAGGAAAGGCAAAGGCGAGCAGCGTGTCTGCAAGATTTTTGATGCCCCTAACCTTCCTGAGGGAGAAGCTATATCCTTTTGCTTTAATGATATTTATGTTTACTGCTTGTAG
- the LOC112902792 gene encoding suppressor of mec-8 and unc-52 protein homolog 2-like: MSSKKNYYKEKMMRRKEEKKEEPETPRYRDRAKERREDQNPDYEPTELGSFHAVAPPGTDLRLADAHKISIEKSKYLGGDLEHTHLVKGLDYALLHKIRSEIEKKPDAEDGKDAKSRATKEDQAVSFRTATAKSVYQWIIKPQSIIKENELFLPGRMSFIYNMEDGLTNDIPTTLHRSKADCPVPEEMVTVSVDGSVLDRIAKIMTYLRLGSSGKVLKKKKKERDTKGKSNLAIGDYDEAVKPSKTNGSALKQQSEKNMPPPPPPPPRDNDSDGKEKQSRADDDDIFVGDGVDYSVPNKEMSQSPVSEDMEESPRNHQKQSYFIEPMYGPVPPSEPAQAWQQPNGYDAVQAQMVAAGYQGDWSGYAYAEQQLGYPEQYVQQSTQEYDVLADPSIAQDPRFMTQADKDRGLGSVFKRDDQRLNQLREKDAREKDPNFISDSYSECYPGYQEYHNEIAGSDDEDDLSKMDMGGRAKGRLHRWDFETEEEWAKYNDQKEAMPKAAFQFGVKMQDGRKTRKQNKDQKLTNDLHKINKILARKKGEKDGTDDGGHYDDDLPSAKKQRG; the protein is encoded by the exons ATGTCGTCGAAGAAGAACTACTATAAGGAGAAGATGATGCGGCGGAA AGAGGAGAAAAAAGAAGAACCAGAGACACCCAGGTATCGTGATCGTGCTAAGGAGCGTCGTGAAGATCAAAACCCAGACTATGAACCTACGGAGCTTGGTTCATTTCATGCTGTGGCACCTCCTGGGACGGATTTGAG GCTGGCTGATGCACACAAGATTTCAATTGAGAAAAGCAAATACCTCGGAG GTGATTTGGAGCATACACATCTGGTCAAAGGCTTGGACTATGCTCTACTTCATAAAATACGGAGTGAAATTGAAAAGAAACCTGATGCAGAGGATGGGAAGGATGCAAAGTCAAG GGCAACAAAAGAAGATCAGGCAGTCTCCTTTCGAACTGCAACTGCAAAg TCCGTCTACCAGTGGATCATAAAGCCACAAAGCATAATAAAAGAGAACGAATTGTTTCTCCCTGGTCGGATGTCATTTATTTACAATATG GAGGATGGGCTCACCAATGACATTCCAACAACTCTTCATAGGAGCAAAGCTGATTGCCCTGTTCCAGAG GAGATGGTAACTGTCAGTGTGGATGGTTCTGTACTTGACAGGATTGCTAAAATTATGACATACCTTCGACTTGGATCTTCAGGGAAGGtcttaaagaaaaagaaaaaagaaagagacACAAAAG GGAAGAGCAATTTGGCAATTGGTGATTATGATGAGGCAGTAAAACCTTCAAAAACTAATGGTTCTGCTCTGAAACAGCAATCAGAAAAGAATatgcccccgcccccgcccccgccccctcGGGACAATGATTCCGATGGAAAGGAGAAACAATCTAGAGCTGATGACGATGACATTTTCGTCGGTGATGGAGTTGACTATTCAGTTCCTAACAAAGAAATGAGCCAGAGCCCTGTTTCTGAGGATATGGAGGAATCCCCACGTAACCATCAGAAGCAGTCCTATTTCATAGAACCCATGTATGGCCCAGTACCACCATCTGAACCTGCTCAAGCTTGGCAACAGCCG AATGGGTATGATGCTGTTCAAGCCCAAATGGTAGCAGCTGGATATCAAGGCGATTGGTCAGGCTATGCGTATGCAGAACAGCAGTTGGGTTATCCAGAACAGTACGTGCAACAAAGCACTCAGGAATATGATGTGTTAGCTGATCCTAGCATAGCCCAGGATCCTAGGTTCATGACCCAAGCAGACAAGGATCGGGGTCTAGGTTCTGTTTTCAAACGTGACGATCAAAGGCTTAATCAGCTGAGGGAAAAGGATGCACGGGAGAAAGATCCAAATTTTATTTCGGATAGCTACTCAGAGTGTTATCCTGGTTATCAGGAGTATCATAATGAGATTGCAGGgagcgatgatgaagatgatttATCAAAGATGGATATGGGTGGACGG GCTAAGGGGCGTCTACACAGGTGGGACTTTGAGACGGAAGAGGAGTGGGCGAAATACAACGATCAGAAAGAAGCCATGCCGAAGGCCGCCTTCCAGTTTGGGGTGAAGATGCAGGACGGCAGGAAGACGAGGAAGCAGAACAAGGACCAGAAGCTCACTAATGATCTCCATAAGATCAACAAGATCCTTGCTAGGAAGAAGGGCGAGAAAGATGGAACTGATGATGGTGGCCATTACGATGATGATTTACCTAGCGCGAAGAAGCAGCGCGGCTGA
- the LOC112902574 gene encoding heavy metal-associated isoprenylated plant protein 33-like — protein sequence MIREDIIRVKTCVLKVGIHCDGCQKKVRKVLHKIEGVYQISIDKLEGKVTVTGQMDLDTVFEKLRKAGKPALLWGATANPGAASQVQQLQLGGGGGDQHPKDNAGGKGQPKGGAGAAASSSGGGDARMAMPQATPQQLREQLQQQLMKGMNLPPQLMGMGGKMPLPAAAAPANPKAVKFNVPEDDGLGNDDDDSGDEFDDEDFEDDGLDDDMYDDTKMMTMMMKKPMAMPPAAGGAGGSGVKKGGIGNGTPVQIKGNANNGGKMDPAAKLNLGGAGGSVKNGGVAQPPRNGKGGAPGGGNLQPGQARKASGAGGPSAGVGGPMMGMGGMPPPQPAAMTMRPPNMMGGAAGYPGAGQMGGMPMGHSHMAGKGMQPGVGAGMPMVHPHMAGNGMQPGGVHGMQPGGVAGMPAGGMPAPGFYHAGPAGGGFGGGMPYGPEMMQAAGNHVHGGCGGGYMPMMQQQQQQPPHMMMNGHGYGPYGYGYHGDHVHGGAGYYQQMGYGTYAYGYGGHQALPYPSYYPRHPHDNMFSDENPNSYCSVM from the exons ATGATAAGGGAGGATATCATCAGGGTGAAG ACCTGCGTGCTGAAGGTGGGCATCCACTGTGATGGCTGCCAGAAGAAGGTTAGAAAGGTCCTCCACAAGATTGAAG GTGTGTACCAAATCAGCATAGATAAGCTGGAGGGGAAGGTGACGGTGACTGGTCAGATGGATCTGGACACTGTCTTCGAGAAGCTGAGAAAGGCGGGCAAGCCCGCGCTGCTGTGGGGCGCCACCGCCAACCCTGGAGCGGCAAGCCAGGTCCAACAGCTccagctcggcggcggcggcggggaccaGCACCCGAAGGATAATGCTGGCGGCAAGGGCCAGCCCAAGGGTGGAGCGGGTGCCGCTGCAAGCAGCAGCGGTGGAGGAGATGCAAGGATGGCGATGCCGCAAGCGACTCCGCAGCAGCTTCGCGAGCAGCTGCAACAGCAGCTGATGAAGGGGATGAACCTTCCTCCTCAGCTTATGGGCATGGGCGGCAAGATGCCGCtcccggcggctgcggcgccggCGAACCCCAAGGCCGTCAAGTTCAACGTTCCCGAGGACGACGGGCTCGGgaacgacgacgacgactccGGCGACGAGTTCGACGACGAGGATTTCGAGGATGACGGCCTCGACGACGACATGTACGACGACACCaagatgatgacgatgatgatgaagaagccTATGGCcatgccgccggccgccggtggGGCCGGAGGCAGCGGTGTCAAGAaaggcggcatcggcaacgggaCGCCGGTGCAGATCAAGGGAAACGCCAACAACGGCGGCAAGATGGACCCTGCCGCAAAGCTGAACCTGGGTGGCGCCGGCGGCAGCGTCAAGAACGGTGGCGTTGCGCAGCCGCCGCGGAACGGCAAGGGCGGCGCGCCAGGCGGTGGGAACCTGCAGCCCGGACAGGCCAGGAAGGccagcggcgccggcggcccgtCCGCCGGTGTCGGCGGCCCGATGATGGGCATGGGCGGCATGCCGCCGCCTCAGCCGGCGGCCATGACGATGAGGCCGCCGAACATGATGGGCGGCGCCGCCGGGTACCCCGGTGCGGGACAGATGGGCGGCATGCCGATGGGCCACTCCCACATGGCTGGCAAGGGCATGCAGCCGGGCGTTGGCGCCGGCATGCCGATGGTCCACCCCCACATGGCTGGCAACGGGATGCAGCCGGGAGGTGTCCATGGCATGCAGCCAGGAGGTGTCGCCGGCATGCCCGCCGGCGGCATGCC TGCGCCTGGATTCTATCATGCCGGTCCTGCTGGCGGCGGCTTTGGCGGCGGCATGCCTTACGGGCCGGAGATGATGCAGGCGGCCGGGAACCATGTCcatggcggctgcggcggcgggtatATGCCCatgatgcagcagcagcagcagcagccgccacACATGATGATGAATGGCCATGGCTATGGCCCTTACGGCTACGGCTACCACGGCGACCATGTCCATGGCGGCGCCGGGTATTACCAGCAAATGGGGTACGGGACCTACGCGTACGGGTACGGCGGGCACCAGGCGTTGCCCTACCCGTCCTACT
- the LOC112902328 gene encoding long chain acyl-CoA synthetase 6, peroxisomal-like — protein MDAAQRRVRAVSAHLQPPPAPAAGRGLAANPTAGEYAHAQGYSVVLPEKLQTGKWNVYRSAHSPLSLISRYPGNPDIGTLHDNFAYAVETFRDCRYLGTRIRADGTIGDYKWMTYGEASTSRTAVGSGLIYHGIPKGARIGLYFINRPEWIIVDHACASYSYVSVPLYDTLGPDAVQFIVNHATVEVVFCVPQTLSILLSFIAQMPCVRLIVVVGGDDAKMPSTPVTTGVEIITYSRLLIQGKSSPQPFRPPKPEDVATICYTSGTTGTPKGAVLSHGNFIANVAGSSLNIKFYPSDVYISYLPLAHIYERVNQVALLHCGVAVGFYQGDNLKLMDDLAVLRPTVFASVPRLYNRIYAAITNAVKESGGLKEKLFRTAYNAKRQAILTGRNPSPMWDKLVFNKIKARLGGRVRLMSSGASPLSADVMEFLRICFGGEVIEGYGMTETSCIISAMDIGDKSIGHVGSPISSCEVKLVDVPAMNYTSDDQPYPRGEICVRGPTIFRGYYKDEVQTREVIDEDGWLHTGDIGLWLPGGRLKIIDRKKNIFKLAQGEYIAPEKIENVYAKCKFIAQCFIYGDSFNSSLVAVVAVEPEVLKAWAASEGIQYEDLRQLCADPRARAAVLADMDSIGKEAQLRGFEFAKAVSLVAEPFTLENGLLTPTFKVKRPQAKTYFAKEISDMYAELRETETARPKL, from the exons ATGGACGCCGCCCAGCGCCGGGTCCGCGCGGTCTCCGCCCACctccagccgccgccggcgcccgccgCGGGCCGCGGCCTCGCCGCCAACCCCACCGCCGGCGAGTACGCCCACG CGCAGGGCTACAGTGTTGTTCTCCCTGAGAAGTTGCAAACTGGGAAGTGGAACGTGTACCG GTCCGCACATTCGCCTCTAAGTTTGATTAGTAGATATCCTGGCAATCCGGACATTGGAACGCTGCACGATAATTTTGC GTATGCAGTTGAAACTTTTAGAGATTGTAGATATCTGGGAACAAGAATCAGAGCAGATGGGACAATTGGAGA CTACAAATGGATGACGTATGGAGAAGCTAGCACAAGCAGGACTGCAGTAGGTTCTGGCCTTATTTATCATGGAATACCTAAA GGTGCACGCATTGGTTTGTATTTTATAAACAGGCCTGAGTGGATTATAGTTGACCATGCTTGTGCTTCATATTCATACGTATCTGTGCCACTTTATGATACTCTTG GTCCAGATGCTGTTCAGTTCATTGTGAACCATGCAACTGTGGAAGTCGTATTCTGTGTGCCTCAAACACTAAGCATT CTGTTAAGTTTTATCGCTCAAATGCCATGTGTTCGGCTTATAGTG GTAGTTGGTGGAGACGATGCAAAGATGCCTTCAACTCCTGTAACTACTGGAGTGGAAATCATAACTTACTCCAGGTTACTCATCCAG GGAAAGTCTAGTCCTCAACCTTTTCGTCCTCCAAAACCTGAAGATGTTGCCACTATCTGTTACACTAGTGGCACTACTGGCACGCCAAAG GGAGCTGTTCTTTCTCACGGGAACTTTATTGCAAATGTAGCAGGATCAAGCCTGAACATTAAGTTTTACCCCTCTGATGT GTATATCTCATATCTACCTTTGGCTCACATCTACGAGAGGGTTAACCAGGTTGCCTTGCTGCACTGTGGTGTTGCCGTTGGATTCTACCAAGGG GATAATTTGAAGCTGATGGACGATTTGGCTGTTTTGAGACCGACAGTATTCGCAAGTGTTCCCCGGTTATATAACAGAATTTATGCCGC AATTACAAATGCTGTGAAGGAGTCTGGTGGCCTGAAAGAAAAATTGTTTCGTACTGCATACAATGCCAAGAGGCAAGCAATCCTTACAG GGCGAAATCCATCCCCAATGTGGGATAAGTTGGTATTTAACAAAATAAAAGCTAGGCTTGGTGGACGCGTGAGACTTATGAGTTCTGGTGCTTCTCCACTGTCAGCAGATGTCATGGAATTCCTAAGAAT ATGCTTCGGTGGTGAAGTTATTGAAGGCTATGGAATGACAGAGACATCTTGTATCATATCTGCAATGGATATTGGTGATAAATCAATTGGTCATGTTGGATCCCCAATTTCATCTTGTG AGGTGAAACTTGTGGATGTCCCAGCAATGAATTATACTTCTGATGACCAACCATATCCTCGTGGAGAAATTTGTGTTAGAGGACCCACGATATTCCGTGGTTACTACAAAGATGAAGTACAAAC AAGAGAAGTCATTGATGAAGATGGTTGGTTGCACACTGGAGACATAGGTCTGTGGTTGCCTGGAGGGCGTCTAAAGATTATTGATAG GAAAAAGAACATTTTCAAGTTAGCTCAAGGAGAATACATAGCTCCAGAGAAGATTGAAAATGTCTATGCCAAATGCAAGTTCATTGCCCAATGCTTTATATATG GTGATAGTTTCAACTCTTCCCTAGTTGCTGTTGTTGCAGTTGAACCAGAGGTTTTGAAGGCTTGGGCTGCGTCTGAAGGAATCCAG TACGAAGACTTAAGGCAGCTTTGTGCTGATCCTAGAGCAAGAGCTGCTGTCCTGGCTGATATGGATTCTATTGGAAAGGAAGCACAG CTAAGAGGTTTTGAATTTGCTAAAGCTGTTTCGCTTGTTGCTGAACCATTCACATTGGAGAATGGTCTCCTCACCCCAACATTCAAG GTCAAAAGACCACAAGCTAAGACATACTTTGCAAAAGAAATATCAGATATGTATGCAGAGTTGAGGGAGACGGAGACAGCTAGGCCGAAGTTGTAA